The stretch of DNA CCTTTTCGTGACCGATCACAACAACGGGCGTGTCATTGAAACGCGCCAACCCACCCATGATTGCCAGATCGTCAGCAAAGTTACGATCACCAGCCAGCGGTGTGTATTCGGTAAACAATGCCTCGATGTAGTCGCGGCAATGCGGCCGTTCGGGGTGGCGTGCGACCTGACATTTGCGCCAGGGCGTCAGGTTCTTGTATAGATCGCGCAGCATATCGGCGGCTTTTTTATCCAGCGCGCCGGCTTCATCCTCAACGTTCATCTCGTCGTTGGCACGCGCCATGGCCCGCAACTCTTCGGCTTTGCCTTCGATTTCGGCCAATGGTTTTTCAAAGTCGAGATAATTGGTCATTCTATGCTCCACAATTGTCGTTGCGATATATGGCGTTATCGCGGGCAATTTGCAATCACATCGCGGCTAATCCTGCACGAAATGCGAACTCGGGCGAGCTGAATACCGGAATTGATAGGTCTGAAAGCAAAGATACGGTCACGGCCATAGAAGCTTGCGCCAAAACCACGCAGGCCATCTCACGTTTGAATTCGACCATTCCGCGTATTTCGCTGGCAATGACGGCGGCAAAGGCATCGACCTGCCCTGCCTCGAACAGCGGCCAATACTGACCAAGTGACATAGTATGAACTTTAGTCGGAGAGCCTGCCTCTTCTAGGGCTTTGTCCAGCAACGCAAGGCTGGGCTGATAGGTGCTGTCGAGACAGAAGGCAAACAAGATTGGACCACCCGTAGCGGCAGCAGCTTGCATCATCGGCCAGTCCACACGGATGGCGCCGGCTTCTTCTGCGGCGGTTCCGATCGTTGTGCAGGTACAAATTACTACGCCTTCGATCAGGCGTATCTCTTCAGTGATCTCTTGCGCAAGTTCAGCGGCAATACCAGTTTGCGCGCGCGCAAGCCAATCAGGCCTTACGATATGCAAGACTTCGGTGTCCGGCGAAATCTGATCGCGCAGTGCATTAAATGTGGCGCAATGCACTTCGGCAGTATGAATGAATGTTAATGCCATTGAAGGACCCCAATTGAACTGGGGGATGACTTATCTATGAAAGCCTGTGATGAAAACAGGGAGTATCAGTTTTTCGGCCAGAGTACGGGGATCAATGTGGCCACCAGCAACAGCGCCATGGTGATGTTAAAGATTTTCAGACGGGTCTCATTTTTTAATATGCGCCGCAATTGCTGGCCCAGTACGGTCCAGCTGGTGGTGCTGATACAGGAGACCATAACATAAGTTCCTGCGACCCAAAGCACGGCTGTCAGATCGCGGCTTGTGGCGTATAGAGTAATCGCTGATAACGCCATGGTCCAAGCCTTGGGATTAACCCATTGAAAGGCCGCTGATTGCAAAAAAGTGAGCGGTTTGCCCTCGGTCTCGGTGTTTTTGGGTGCTGCTGAATTTGCAATTTTCCATGCTAAATAAAGCAGATAAGCAACGCTGGCGACCTTCAGAACGGTATAGCTAACAGGCCAGAGATCAAAGATCTGCATGATCCCAATCCCGACGAGCACCACCATCGTTGGCATGCCGAGGCCAATACCGAGCATATGCGGCACAGTACGCCGAAAGCCAAAGTTGGCGCCCGAGGCCATGAGCATCAGGTTATTAGGCCCCGGCGTGATGACCGTGACCAAAGCAAAGGTAAAGAGGGCGGAGTAAAGTTCAATTGTCATACGTGCAATTTATGATGTGGTTTGCGCATTTGAATTGCGAATATTTGTTGTAGGTCGTGAAAAATTGCAACATAAAATGTTAATGGATCATATTGACGATCATATATTGCGTGAACTGTCCCGAAACGGCCGGATCAGCAATCTTGAACTGGCAGATCGAATCAACCTGTCGCCCTCGGCTTGTTTGCGCCGGGTGCAGGATCTTGAACGACGTGGTGTCATTATTGGATATCGCGCAATTCTGGACCGTCCCAAATTGGGGGTGGGGTTCGTTGCTTATGCAACTGTAGGGCTCAACTCACACACCAAAGCCAGCCAGCAGGCGTTTGAACGCGCGATGGCGGTCGCACCTGAAGTGGTCGAATGTCACAACACCACCGGCGCGGTTGAATATCTGCTGCGCATCGAAGTGGCGGATTTGGCAGCGTATAAGTCCTTTCACACGGATGTGGTCGGGACGCTGCCGCAAGTCAGCTCGATCACGTCTTACGTGGTCATGGGGTCGCCAAAGGATGAGCGGGCCTGACGGGGAATAACGTGAAACTGTCGGGAATGCTTTTGTCGATTGCTATACTGGCCTTATATCTGGGAAAGGTTTGGCCCTATCAGACTCTGCGTATCTCAGGCTGATATGGTATGAATACAAGATCCTTTTCCGGCACATTTTCACTCGACTGAAAACGCCCGGCATCATCTGATGGAGCACTGCTATGGACGGCAAGATTTTTGATAATGATATCAGCAAGGTTGTGGAAGCTGACCGTGCCCACGTCTGGCACCACCTGATCCAGCATAAACCTTTTGAAACCGCTGACCCCCGAATCATCGTTGAAGGCCGTGGTATGCGCGTCTGGGACCAAAAGGGCAAAGAGCATATCGATGCGGTTTCTGGCGGTGTTTGGACCGTTAACGTTGGTTATGGCCGTGAGCGGATCGCTAATGCCGTGCGGGACCAGCTGATCAAGCTGCCATATTTCGCAAACACTGCTGGTAGCATCCCTGGTGCTATTTTTGCTGAGCAACTGATCGACAAGATGCCTGGCATGAGCCGTGTATACTACACAAACTCAGGATCAGAAGCGAACGAGAAAGCCTTTAAAATGGTTCGCCAGATTGCGCACAAGCGTTATGGCGGCAAAAAGCACAAGATCCTGTATCGTGACCGCGACTACCACGGAACAACCATCACCACGCTGTCTGCTGGTGGTCAGGACGAGCGTGGGGCACAGTACGGTCCGTTTACCCCAGGTTTCATCCGTGTGCCGCATTGTCTTGAATATCGCGCACAGTGGGATCTGACCGGCGAAGAGTACGGCATCGCAGCTGCCAATGCGATTGAAGAGGTTATCTTGGCTGAAGGTCCGGATACCGTTGGTGCATTGTGCCTTGAGCCGGTGACCGCAGGTGGTGGTGTAATTGTGCCACCAGAAGGTTACTGGCCACGTGTGCAGGAAATCTGCAAGAAGTACGATATCTTGCTGCACATTGACGAAGTTGTCTGTGGCGTTGGCCGGACAGGGACTTGGTTTGGTTATCAGCACTATGGCATTGAGCCTGATTTTGTGACCATGGCCAAAGGCGTGGCTTCGGGTTACGCGGCGATTGCTTGCTGTGTAACTAACGAAAAAGTCTTTGACATGTTCAAAGATGACGCGACCGATCCGATGAACTACTTCCGCGATATTTCCACCTTTGGTGGATGTACTGCAGGTCCGGCGGCGGCGATTGAAAACATGGCCATTATTGAAGAAGAGGGCCTGTTGGACAACACCGTTAAGATGGGTGACTACATGTTGGACCAACTTAAAGCGTTGCAAGATAAGCATAAAGTTATCGGAGATGTGCGCGGCAAGGGCTTGTTCTTGGGTGTTGAATTGGTCGCAGATCGCAGCACCAAAGAGCCGGTTGACGAAAAGCTGGTTCAGGCCACTGCAGGGGATTGTAACGCAAACGGTGTGATTATTGGCGCCTCAAACCGAGCGATCCCGGGCTTCAACAACATGCTGGCCTATAGCCCTGCGCTGATCGCGACTAAAAGCGATATCGACGAGATTGTCACCGCAACGGACAATGCATTGTCTAAAGTGTTCGGCTAAACCACTCACGAAATACTCTACAAAAAGGCCGCATCAGCGGCCTTTTTCTTTTGTGATTTGTGTACAGCCTGTACGTTTTGACCCTTAGTTATGTACACAAACCGATGGGGAGAATATCGGGACTTTGAGCCGGTCGACCAGTTTAGAGACGGATAACCCAAATGTGCGCCTGCGGCGCGCAGGTTGTCTCGTCTTCGGCCTTCGTCTCGGGGTTGCTCTGGCGGGGATATTTATTGCCAGATGAAGCAGGCGGATCAGTGGCTCAATGTGGGCCTAATCTGCGGGTTGCAGTGTTCCCTTGTACGCAACGATCAACCCGATGAGCGGGGCTGCGATTGTGACGTTGAAGCAAAACTGGTCCCCGTCGAAGGTTTCAAAGGTTTGACCTTTGGGCAGTAAGGTACGGGGTAACGGTAAGCCAAGGCAGGACCAATGGCGTGGGATTAAATACATCCTGTCCTCCTCTACAACCAGTGCCAAGGCCACGCTGATCGGGCCAAAGCGTTCAACCAGAAGATGTTGACTGCGTCCGGTACCCACCATTTGCTGCGATGAAAAGGTCTGGCCGCCAAAGTTTCGGGTCCAGTGCTCTTGACCGGTTTGAGGGTCAAGCGTGACGCTGACCGGGACAGAAGCGGCCGCCGGCGGAAAGCCGATCGCGCGGGCGACGAGATTGGCCAGAAATCCTTTACCACGACGCACCTCTGCCTGACCGCTCCAAACGCGTTTGTTGGCGCTGTCATGCAACTGTTGAACTGGCGTAGGCAGGCTTTCAAACGCCGAACCTAAAATGTGCCGATAGAGTGAAGCATTGAGGGGTGGAGTTAAGCGGAAACCGGTAAAGATGGTGCGGTTTTCAAACAGCTGATCGTAGTCGGATAGCTCTAAGGTTCGCGTCGCGGTCCGGGCGCCGGGGGCGGGGGTGTCTTTGTTCAAGAGTTTGCGGATGAGTGCCTCGATCGCCATGGAGGGAATATAGGGGCCATCATTGCCTTCGGCCAAAAGGTGCCATGTCTGGGTAAGGTCTTGCCCTTCGCGCTTACCCGTGGCCTGCACATACATACCACCCCGGTGTTCGCCAAACTTCATCATGTTCAGAACTTTGTAAAACAGGCCCGACAGTGGCGTCAGGGCTGGCAGGTGCAAGGCCGCGCGCGCTTTGGCCAATAGGTTCAGAGCACGGTGCAGGATTTCGGGCACCGGCCCGGCGCCCATCCAGATGTCTTGTAAGGTATCATGTTCAGGCGGGATGACCTGCAGATCAGGCACGTCCACCAGCGAGAAGTGGATGTTTTTGAGTGGCAACCGTCCGGGCACTGCGATGGTGTGTCGTCGGCTTTCGGCTAGCCCGCTGGCGGTTGTTTGTTTGCCACCGCGGGTTAATTTCACCGGGCTGCCCGCATAGCCAACAACGGCGCGCATCACGTTGAGACCGATGCCAGCGTAGGGCGAGGGCGCGATACCGCCTTCGACTGAAGTGAGGTCCATGGTTTTGGACATCTCGCGCAGGACGGCGGCAGTCAGAACCGGGAAGCTACTGACACCGGATAAAATAAAAATCCCAGCGTCCCGGGCGGATTGGTCAAACTGGGTGACGCCAAAGACGAAGTCGGCGGCGTCGGCGAAATCGAGATAATTGATGCGAGCATCAATGCAGGCTTTGACCACCTGATAGGGATCATCGCCGTAATGTTGAAACGGGCCGGAGGCGTCGACCACCAGATCAGGTTGTTCTGTGGTCAGGCAGGTATGGATCTGTGCCCGATCCAGAGCGAGGGGGCGCACCTGTGGCTGACCATGATAGGCGTTACAGAAGGCTATGGCGCGGTCGAGATTGCGGCCACAAATCAGCAGTTCCAGTTGGGGGAGATCTGACAGAAGTTCAGCTAAACGCCCGCCAAAAACGCCGTAACCGCCAAGGATGAGGATCTTCATGGGATTAACCTGTTACGGACATCGGGGTCGGGCAGGTTGCATAGGTCGGTGCTGCCAAACAGGCGATAGCGATTACGGGCAACGGTGCGATAGAGCGGGTTTTGAATGGCTTTGGGCAGGAGGTGGAAGAGGCGTAGAGCTTGCCAAACCCCACCCAGCCGGGTGCCGACGCGGGCGAGGGCGTCGAGGGAAGTATAGGCTTGACCATGCTCGACGTAGAGCCAGGTCGTGGGGTCGTTCGGGTCCAGTCCGTAATGGTGTAGCAGGGCGCGACCTGCCGGAGATTGGATTGGAAGGATACGGAATTCTTGCGCGGTGTCGTTGCGGGCAATCCAGCGGGCCCCACGGGCACACAAGGCACAGTGTGCGTCCATCACGGTGAACACGTCGCCAGCCTCAAATGTGGGGACTGATGAATCGTGTCGGTATGAATATGGCGCGCGTTGCCTGAGCATGTTTAAGTTGTAGGGCTGATACTAACCTGCGCACAGGTTACAAAATGTCGCTGGGGTGATTTGAGCCAAATAGAAAACGCCCACTCCAGGGACGGGATGGGCGCTGTTTTTAAGCGATAGATGTTTTTAGGTGCGCACGATCAGGACTGAAGTTTTGGCGTGGCGGGCCACTCGGGCGGAGTTTGGCCCTTGCACTCGATCTGCCAAGGTGGGTTTTTGCGCGCCCATCACCACCAGATCGGCGTTGGAGCGTTCGATAGCGTCGAGCACCTGTTCGTAGACCGTGCCGATTTCTATGATGTGCTGCACATCCTCAATGCCGGGAATGGTCTCGGCGACGAAGTCATGCAGTTGCTGGTTGGTGGCTTCGGTTGCTTTTTTGAGCGTTCCTTCCTCAAAAAAGCTGCCGACGATGGACATCCCATAATCAGGGATGACCGTTACCACGCTGAGTGTTGCACCATAGAACCCGGCCAGATCTGCGGCTTTGCGCAGAATGGCGCCCTCGGATTTAGGGTGGGTCAAATCGACCGCGCATAGGATATGTTGGGTCATGCCATTGCCTCCTCGGCTTCTTCTTTGCGTTTGCGACCCAGCTGCAACATGGTCACCAGACCGATCAGTAAGAAAGCCGGAAGGTAGAAGAGTTCCTTTGGCATCCGGTCGGCTGCAACTTCAAGCTCCATCAACTCCCAAT from Roseovarius sp. EL26 encodes:
- a CDS encoding Lrp/AsnC family transcriptional regulator is translated as MDHIDDHILRELSRNGRISNLELADRINLSPSACLRRVQDLERRGVIIGYRAILDRPKLGVGFVAYATVGLNSHTKASQQAFERAMAVAPEVVECHNTTGAVEYLLRIEVADLAAYKSFHTDVVGTLPQVSSITSYVVMGSPKDERA
- a CDS encoding SDR family oxidoreductase, yielding MKILILGGYGVFGGRLAELLSDLPQLELLICGRNLDRAIAFCNAYHGQPQVRPLALDRAQIHTCLTTEQPDLVVDASGPFQHYGDDPYQVVKACIDARINYLDFADAADFVFGVTQFDQSARDAGIFILSGVSSFPVLTAAVLREMSKTMDLTSVEGGIAPSPYAGIGLNVMRAVVGYAGSPVKLTRGGKQTTASGLAESRRHTIAVPGRLPLKNIHFSLVDVPDLQVIPPEHDTLQDIWMGAGPVPEILHRALNLLAKARAALHLPALTPLSGLFYKVLNMMKFGEHRGGMYVQATGKREGQDLTQTWHLLAEGNDGPYIPSMAIEALIRKLLNKDTPAPGARTATRTLELSDYDQLFENRTIFTGFRLTPPLNASLYRHILGSAFESLPTPVQQLHDSANKRVWSGQAEVRRGKGFLANLVARAIGFPPAAASVPVSVTLDPQTGQEHWTRNFGGQTFSSQQMVGTGRSQHLLVERFGPISVALALVVEEDRMYLIPRHWSCLGLPLPRTLLPKGQTFETFDGDQFCFNVTIAAPLIGLIVAYKGTLQPAD
- a CDS encoding LysE family translocator, translated to MTIELYSALFTFALVTVITPGPNNLMLMASGANFGFRRTVPHMLGIGLGMPTMVVLVGIGIMQIFDLWPVSYTVLKVASVAYLLYLAWKIANSAAPKNTETEGKPLTFLQSAAFQWVNPKAWTMALSAITLYATSRDLTAVLWVAGTYVMVSCISTTSWTVLGQQLRRILKNETRLKIFNITMALLLVATLIPVLWPKN
- a CDS encoding universal stress protein produces the protein MTQHILCAVDLTHPKSEGAILRKAADLAGFYGATLSVVTVIPDYGMSIVGSFFEEGTLKKATEATNQQLHDFVAETIPGIEDVQHIIEIGTVYEQVLDAIERSNADLVVMGAQKPTLADRVQGPNSARVARHAKTSVLIVRT
- a CDS encoding aspartate aminotransferase family protein, encoding MDGKIFDNDISKVVEADRAHVWHHLIQHKPFETADPRIIVEGRGMRVWDQKGKEHIDAVSGGVWTVNVGYGRERIANAVRDQLIKLPYFANTAGSIPGAIFAEQLIDKMPGMSRVYYTNSGSEANEKAFKMVRQIAHKRYGGKKHKILYRDRDYHGTTITTLSAGGQDERGAQYGPFTPGFIRVPHCLEYRAQWDLTGEEYGIAAANAIEEVILAEGPDTVGALCLEPVTAGGGVIVPPEGYWPRVQEICKKYDILLHIDEVVCGVGRTGTWFGYQHYGIEPDFVTMAKGVASGYAAIACCVTNEKVFDMFKDDATDPMNYFRDISTFGGCTAGPAAAIENMAIIEEEGLLDNTVKMGDYMLDQLKALQDKHKVIGDVRGKGLFLGVELVADRSTKEPVDEKLVQATAGDCNANGVIIGASNRAIPGFNNMLAYSPALIATKSDIDEIVTATDNALSKVFG
- a CDS encoding thiol-disulfide oxidoreductase DCC family protein; amino-acid sequence: MFTVMDAHCALCARGARWIARNDTAQEFRILPIQSPAGRALLHHYGLDPNDPTTWLYVEHGQAYTSLDALARVGTRLGGVWQALRLFHLLPKAIQNPLYRTVARNRYRLFGSTDLCNLPDPDVRNRLIP